From Pleurocapsa sp. PCC 7319:
TGGGGGAGAAGATGCACCTTATACGACTGATGAGGGCGCAGAAACAGCAATTTATTTAGCTACGCTACTCGATGGAGCCTCGCAAGGTGGATTTTTTGCGGAAATGCGCAAATTTGGTGGTGCAGTAGTACTTCCTTGGTAAATAACACTGAAGATAAACAAAAATTTGTGAGCTGTAGCCATAAAACAGCTTCTAAGATAATGTTCTCAAATAACGAACTAATGCAGGTAATACGGGACAAGGTTTCTTTTGCTGAAGGCTGTTGGGTTTATCTGCTCGAAAGACACTCCAACGAAAAGGACCCAATTGCTCCGCTGACATCCATAGAAGACGTTTAGCTCTGGTCATCGCTACATATAACAGACGATATTCTTCTGCTTGCTTGAGTTTTACAGCATTTTGCCAGGCTGTCATTGGTTGTCGAATGACCAGCGGTTCCTCTGGCGCTAAATATTGATGGTGTACCACAGCTCGAATCTGAGCGCGAGCTACTTCTGAAAGAGTAAAGCTCCCTAAGAACTTACTAGAATTAGGTATCCAGGGTTGACCTGGCAAAATATCTTGGTGGAGAAAGGGAATGAATACATAGTCCCAATCTAGTCCTTTAGCTTTGTGCATGGTAATAATAGTTAGTTGCCCTGCACGGGTATAGCGATCGCCATGATCTTCTTCTACACCCTCAAAATTTTCGGCAGTGACTATCTCTTCTAGAGCTTGGATTGTCGTTTTGAGAGAACTTTGTCTGGTAATTTGCTGATTAACTTTTTCAGAAAGCTTTTGCACTGTAGCTAACTCTGACCCCGTATATTTTAATGTCATTCCCAAAAAGGGAATCAATTGATAGTGAGGCAACTCCATACGAGCGCGAAGTAAATTACAACAATAGCGACGGGCTTCTATTACTTGAGGTTTATGTTCGGGATGGAGAGGAGTAGGATAGAGAAACTGTTCGGGTGAAGTAGCCAAAGCATTAAGATCTTGGGTGGGAATTAAGCTTCTCTGTTGAAGGACTTCTAGGGCAGCTTTGAGATTGTCTGGGGAATGGGGGCGGTCAAGAAACTGAAGTAATTTAAAAATTTCGGCTGGGATCTGAGAAAATCTTTCGTTTTCTCCTACTTCATAGATATTTATTTGATGTTCTCTGGTTAGGTAAGCTAATTCTTCTGCCAAAAAACGTCCCTGACGATTTTCCCGAACTAAGATAGCTGCATTTCTCTCAGGATGAGCTTGGAGCAAAGCGATCGCCTGTTTGCCAATTAATTCTACTGTCTGATAAATATCATCAGGGTTACAGATTACTACTCCACTGCCTTCTGGCTGCGGATTGGCATCTGGTTGGGGGTCTTCAGGATCTACAGATACAATATTTTGCTGACGAAAAGGTAAAATAGTTTCCTCTAGTTTATGAGGCTTGTCTTTATTCTCCCTTTGATTAACCCACTGCACCACAAAATTAGCAGCATCGATAATAATTTTACTGCTGCGTCCTGCTTGGTTCATGGTTGCTAGTTTTTGCTGCTGTTTGCAGGTTTCACAAAACCAGTTAAAGTAGATTGGATCGGCAGGGGTAAAAGTAGAGTTAATTGCCTGATTAGGATCCCCAACTCGCACTAAATTGGGAGGCGAATTTGTTCGCATGGCATGACCAGCCAAAATGGCGATCAATTTTTCTTGTAGTGGGCTAGAATCTTGGGCTTCGTCTTCAAATACTCCATAAACTTGGTTCTGCCACAATAATCGCATTGGCGGATATTCGAGAACTTTTAAAGCAGCCAAAATTAGATCATCATAATCAATAAAATCTTGCGATCGCATTAACTGTTGATATTCGGTATAAAGCCCGGCGGCGATGTTTAAAATCCCATACTCGTCTGTAGCATTGTGGCTTAATTCTTCTAACTGTTCTGGTAATAGCCCCGAACTTTTTGCTTCTCGTACCACAGTATGAGTTAACCCTGGCAATACCTCAGTTCGCAGCACAGATTGACGACGCAATCTCTCGGTTTCTTCGCCATCAAACTGTACCCCTTCAAGTAGTCTTTGATATTGAATTGGATGAGCGGCAATCCATCTTTCCACTGCCCCACGGATAATGCGGTGTCCTGTATTAGGAACCACAATAGTGACATTATCTAAATTGAGTCCCGACAGTTCTTTTCTGGAGTTAGCAATATTGAGCGCTAAACCATGGAGTGTATGAACCACAAAACCACCTGGAGGCAACAATAGATCTTTGAGGCGATCGCGAATTTTACTTTTAATATTGGCTGCTGCTGAACGAGTATAGGTGACAACTACTAGCTGTCTACGACTATGTAATTGATTTCTGGCTATAGCGATCGCTGCCGCTACTGATAGACTATGAGACTTTCCTGCCCCAGGTACAGCCGAAACAGCCATCTCTCCTCCTTGCCAATCTGCCAAACTCTGTTGCCCAGTTCGTAAACTATTGCGCAATATCTTAAGTTGAGTTTTTAACCACTGCTCTTGGTTTAGCGTTTTATCCTTCGCCAGAAATTGGGTGGGCAATATCTGTTCTTCGGAGTTAGATAACATCTGATATTCCAGAGAAAAGTAATATTTGATTGTAGCAATTGTTTGGTACTAAGGTACTTGAATAATCTTCTGGATTAACTTTAAGTAGGGTATAGGATTTAATTTTTCCTAATGCTGATTATTGGTAATTAAAATACTTTCCTGCAAACGGAGTTATGGGAACTTCAGAATTAATTCGCCAAAACCTGAGAAAGAGCGAATTCTATAAAATGTGAACAAAAGAGTAAACGTAAACTACCTCAAAACTCAGACGCTTTAAAAAAAAAGGATAAAGAGTCAACCTAGAAACAGAATGCTCAATCAGCTAGAATTTTAGCCGTTGTAGTAATAAGTTTATTGATTTTAGTTTCGTTATAGGCATCGGGATGTGCTTCGGCAAAAGTTCCGCGGTCGTTATCAAAATACTTTCCACTAACATCTTGATAATCTTCTGAAACTGACAATTCGTAGAGAATATTTGCTCCTTTATCGGCGGACGACCAATGTTTTCCGAAAGCGTCATTAACCATTTTTGTATTGAGCAACGAACCTGGGTTTACAGCGATTACATTTATAGAAGGTTCTGTTTTAGCTAAATAGAAACTCCACATGGTCAAAGCCAATTTACTCTGGGCATAGGTTTCACCTTCAGAACGCTCCTCATGACCAGTTAAGACTTCATAGTTTATCGGAGATTGAGCAGCCGAACTCAGATTAATAATGCGAGGTTTTTCTGCTTTTTTGAGGAGATAAATTAACTCATGGATCAGTAAAAAAGGGGCTAGGTAATTGACTGCAAAGCGCATATCTAAGCCATCCTTATTTTGACTTTTACTGCTGTTATAAACTCCTGCATTATTAATCAGTACATCAAGTTTTGATAGGTCTTGCTTAATTTCTTGAGTCATCTGTTTGACAGCATCTAAATCCGAAAAATCTGCCACAAACCCTTTGATATTTTCATTTTTTGTTTCTTCTTTGATTTCTGAGACTACTTTATTCAGCTTTTCTCTATTTCTGCCATGTAAATAAACTTCATGCCCTTGTTCGGCTAGTTTTATTCCGACCAGCTTTCCTATTCCGTCGGTACTGCCAGTAATTAATATGTTCATGATACTTTTTGCTGTATTGGGTTTTTATGAAAATGGGGTAATACTTTTTCAGCAAGATGTTCTAACGTGCGATCCATATCCCTTGAATTAAAGCGAAGATTTAACGCCACATGATTAACCCCAATGTCTTCTATACGGTGCAAATAATCAGTTAGATAATTAACTCCAATCCTCAAACCTAGGTGAATTGTTTGGGGTTTAAAGTCATCGTCTGTTTGGATGTCTACATACAACGGTTGCATAAATGGCTTATTGTAAGTTTGGGTTTTTGCCACCAGATCGCGCCACTGGGCTATGGTGTTTTGCTGTAGATATAGTTCTCTAGGATAAGACATCCAGCCGTCTGCGTTTTCGGCATTCCATTCCAAGGTTTGCCGACTACTTCCAGTAACTAATAAGGGAATTTTGTGGGCAGTAGCTTTCGGCAGTACATCAATATGTCCTGGGGAATTTCCATAGTAGTTGGATTCCAAAATAGGAAAACTCTCCTGGGCTTTACGGATATAGGCAAATGCTTCCCGAAATAGTTCTCCTCGATTTTCATAATCTATTCCCATTGCGGGATACTCCTCGTACCTGTCGCCCGATGCCACCCCTAGAATTAATCTTCCCTCGGACAATCGATCTACTGTGGCAGCAGATTTTGCCACATGAACGGGATGATGTAAGGGTAAAGCAATACTGGCGACTCCTAGAGCAATATCTGTTGTCTGACCAGCTAAATAACCAAGATAGGTAAAAGGATCGAAGGTTTGTCCAGCATCTCCAAAGGTCGGTACGTTAAAGGGAACATCTCTCAGCCATAATGCTTTGAACCCCAGTCGCTCGATTAACTGCACTCTGGCTAAATGATGCTTCATAGTTGGCACGGGACTTTGAGCGTAATTTTCAATCGGAACTACAATTCCCACACTCAACTGGTTGGGTTGAAAAACGCTGTTATACCCTCTGTTTATCGGTTCAAAATCTTTCATTTAAGTTGATATCTCAATCATCTTAGTTTTTAATAACGACCTTGCCCATCGCTTGTCCACTTTCTAAACGAGCATGTGCCTGTCCAGCTTGTTCCAGCGAATAATACTCCTCATCAAGTACGGGCTTTAATCCGTCTGACTCGACAATCTGAGCTATGCTCCGCAGAATTGACCCGTGTTGTTCTCGTTTGAAGTTGTGCAGCATCGGAATGAGCATAAACACGACATGCAATGACAACCCTTTGAAGTGAGCTAAGGTCAAATCCAGCTCACACATCGAAACGGTTGATGCAACTTGACCATTAAGTGCTGCTGCTTCAAATGAATTAACCATGTTTGCACCGCCAACAGAATCGAAAACTAAATCAAAACCAGTCCCACCCGTGTGTTTGGAAACATACTCTTCAACCGATTCTGTTTTGTAGTTGATGCCAGTTGCACCCAGTTGTTCGATTAGGGCTAACTGTTTATCACCACCCCCCGTAGAATAGACATCGGCACCAAAGTGTTTTGCTAGTTGCAAAGCAACATGGCCAACGCCACCAGAACCTCCATGTACGAGAACTTTCTGCCCTTGCTTGATACCCGCACGAGTTAGACCTTCGTAAGCAGTAATAGCAACCAACGGTAAGGCAGCAGCTTCAAGCATCGACAAGGTTTTTGGTTTATGGGCAATCAGGTTGGCATCCGCCACTATGTTGTCAGCCAACGTGCCTGGTAAGTCTGCTAATCCACCCGCACAGCCGTAAACTTCGTCGCCAATTGAATAGGTTGAGACACCCTCGCCAACAGCCTCGACCGTCCCAGCGAAGTCCATACCCAGAATCGCTGGCGTATCGGGCGAGAGGGGTAACTCCTTGCCCATCTTCCGAATCATCGTATCGACCGTGTTTACGCTCGACGCTGCGATCTTCACCAGGACATGACCCGCTTTGACTTGAGGTTTTTCGATTTCCGCAGGTTCAAACTCCGCATTTTCACCGTACGCTTTTACAAGCATTGCTTTCATGATGCTGTCTCCTTTCAATTTGTGGAAGCGATAATTGTATCTTAATCATTCGGATTGAAAAGATAAATGGGCTTGAAACGAAATGATAATTCGGATATTTTTGATAAATGGATATTCTATCACTCCGCTTATTCATCAGAATTGCCGAACTGGGTGGTGTCACGGCAGCAGCACATGACCTTTCACTTTCGCCTGCAAGTGCGAGCGCTCGCTTAGTTAAACTCGAAGAAATTGTAGGATTTCGCTTATTCAACAGAACAACCAGAGCAGTTTCACTGACGACTGATGGAGAGCTATTTTTGCCCTTCGCTCAACAAACCTTAGAGACATTGGAGACTGGGCTAAATGCAGTGAGAGGGCAGGAGGAATTGGTACAGGGAATACTCCGAATGACAATGCCTGGCTCCTTCGGACGGATGTATATCATTCCTCTTCTGGACAAATTTCAATCTCGCTATCCACAAGTTAAGCTTGACTTGCGACTATCTGATGAAGTCCTTGATGTCATCGAAGGCGCTTATGACCTAATTATCCGAAATGCAAGCTTAGCAGATAGTAGATTAATTGTACGTAAACTAGCTGCTGACAGACGGCTGCTTGTGGCTTCTCCCGCCTATCTCGAACAATATGGTATTCCTACTACACCAGGCGACCTCGCAGCACATCGATGCGTCACACTCGGAGAAACAAGATGGAAATTTGAAGACGGACAAATCATTAGCATTTCGTTCTCGAACACCCTCAACGATGGTGAGGCAATGCGAAAAATGCTCGAGCAGGGAATGGGTATTGGCATGAAGTCCGTTTGGAATGCTAGCGAAAGTCTAAAGTCTGGGCTTCTTGTTGAAGTGCTGCCAGAATTTCCACTCGTCACAGAAGCGTCTATCTGGCTACTTTATCCAAGTCGCCAGATTATTGCACCAAGAGTTCGCGTAATGATTAAATTTCTAATCGAACAGTTTCAGCCGATTCCACCCTGGGAGCGTTAGAGAGAACCAAATAACTGAGAAAAAGATTGTCAATACAAATCTCCCCCTGTTCGACTTGAGCGTACAAGAATTACTCAGTCTTGAGTCGAACTATTCGGTTTTTTCGGGCGATCGCTTTATGCTGATTTTGCCGCGATCGCTATAACATATGTGTTATATTTCAACCCGTTAGGATATAGTCTTGTGATAGTTATTTTTTAGGTCATTGTCTCAGGCGATCGGCTCTGCTGGTGCGCACAGCGCAATCGCGAATTTTACTTTTAATATTGGCTGCTGCTGAACGAGTATAAGTCACGACGACTAGCTGCCTGCAACTATGTATGTGTTAGAAAGCTTGAGTTTCCCGAAAGAACTATGTATAGAAGTCTACCTATGCATAGCTTTAGGTTTAAATTGAGGTTTAAATTGAGAAGAGCGAGAAATTTAAATACAAATCGATAAACCGAACTACCAACTACCGTTTATGAATCAACTGCACGATGCTTTCACGCTGTTCTTGAGTTTATTGGTTGAAGCAATGCCTTTTTTGCTGCTGGGGGTATTGCTCTCTAGTGGTTTGTTATTTTTGATTAGCGAAAAGCAGTTAATTGCCAAATTACCTAAAAATCCCTTGTTAGGTTCGCTAGTTGGTAGCTGTATCGGTTTTTTGTTTCCTGTCTGTGAATGCGGTAACGTTCCTCTAGCTAGAAGATTATTATTAACAGGGGTTTCTCCTTCGGTGGCGATCTCGTTTCTTTTGGCAGCACCGACTATTAATCCCATTGTCATTTGGGCTACCTGGATCGCTTTTGGCGATCGCCCGAGTATTGTTATCTGTAGGGTATTGTTTTCTAGTGCGATCGCAACTATCGTCGGTTGTGTGTTTAGTATTCAACCAGACGCTCGTGAGTTGTTGCAGACATCTTTTGCCAAAAGACTCAAACCTATAGTTAATATTCCACCAAATAAATCACTACTATTACAATCTGGTACTTTTTTACTGAGACAGGGTGCATCTATTCCTTTTGATGATGATTTATTAGTGACAACTAAACTGGACAAAACTAGTAATTTTAGGACAAAATGGCAGTTATTTTTTAGCAACCTACTCCAAGAATTTAGCGAACTAGGAGGAATCTTGGTTTTAGGGAGTGCGATCGCTGTCATAATTCAGGTATTTATACCCCGTGAGATTGTCTTAGGCTTGGGTCAAGATACAATAACTTCAATTGTGGCAATGATGTTATTGGCTGCGATCGTCTCGATTTGTTCTACTGTAGATTCTTTTTTCGCTCTGTCTTTTGCCTCTACTTTTACGAGCGGTTCTTTATTAGCTTTTTTAGTGTTTGGTCCAACAATCGATATCAAAAGTATTGGGTTGATGGCATCAATTTTTAAACCAAAGATTATTATCTATATTTTTACTTTAGTTGCTCAACTAACATTTATTTTTACTTTAATTTATAGTTATTTGCTTTAATTTATTTATCATA
This genomic window contains:
- a CDS encoding ATP-dependent helicase, with product MAKDKTLNQEQWLKTQLKILRNSLRTGQQSLADWQGGEMAVSAVPGAGKSHSLSVAAAIAIARNQLHSRRQLVVVTYTRSAAANIKSKIRDRLKDLLLPPGGFVVHTLHGLALNIANSRKELSGLNLDNVTIVVPNTGHRIIRGAVERWIAAHPIQYQRLLEGVQFDGEETERLRRQSVLRTEVLPGLTHTVVREAKSSGLLPEQLEELSHNATDEYGILNIAAGLYTEYQQLMRSQDFIDYDDLILAALKVLEYPPMRLLWQNQVYGVFEDEAQDSSPLQEKLIAILAGHAMRTNSPPNLVRVGDPNQAINSTFTPADPIYFNWFCETCKQQQKLATMNQAGRSSKIIIDAANFVVQWVNQRENKDKPHKLEETILPFRQQNIVSVDPEDPQPDANPQPEGSGVVICNPDDIYQTVELIGKQAIALLQAHPERNAAILVRENRQGRFLAEELAYLTREHQINIYEVGENERFSQIPAEIFKLLQFLDRPHSPDNLKAALEVLQQRSLIPTQDLNALATSPEQFLYPTPLHPEHKPQVIEARRYCCNLLRARMELPHYQLIPFLGMTLKYTGSELATVQKLSEKVNQQITRQSSLKTTIQALEEIVTAENFEGVEEDHGDRYTRAGQLTIITMHKAKGLDWDYVFIPFLHQDILPGQPWIPNSSKFLGSFTLSEVARAQIRAVVHHQYLAPEEPLVIRQPMTAWQNAVKLKQAEEYRLLYVAMTRAKRLLWMSAEQLGPFRWSVFRADKPNSLQQKKPCPVLPALVRYLRTLS
- a CDS encoding SDR family NAD(P)-dependent oxidoreductase, whose amino-acid sequence is MNILITGSTDGIGKLVGIKLAEQGHEVYLHGRNREKLNKVVSEIKEETKNENIKGFVADFSDLDAVKQMTQEIKQDLSKLDVLINNAGVYNSSKSQNKDGLDMRFAVNYLAPFLLIHELIYLLKKAEKPRIINLSSAAQSPINYEVLTGHEERSEGETYAQSKLALTMWSFYLAKTEPSINVIAVNPGSLLNTKMVNDAFGKHWSSADKGANILYELSVSEDYQDVSGKYFDNDRGTFAEAHPDAYNETKINKLITTTAKILAD
- a CDS encoding LLM class oxidoreductase, yielding MKDFEPINRGYNSVFQPNQLSVGIVVPIENYAQSPVPTMKHHLARVQLIERLGFKALWLRDVPFNVPTFGDAGQTFDPFTYLGYLAGQTTDIALGVASIALPLHHPVHVAKSAATVDRLSEGRLILGVASGDRYEEYPAMGIDYENRGELFREAFAYIRKAQESFPILESNYYGNSPGHIDVLPKATAHKIPLLVTGSSRQTLEWNAENADGWMSYPRELYLQQNTIAQWRDLVAKTQTYNKPFMQPLYVDIQTDDDFKPQTIHLGLRIGVNYLTDYLHRIEDIGVNHVALNLRFNSRDMDRTLEHLAEKVLPHFHKNPIQQKVS
- a CDS encoding zinc-dependent alcohol dehydrogenase family protein encodes the protein MKAMLVKAYGENAEFEPAEIEKPQVKAGHVLVKIAASSVNTVDTMIRKMGKELPLSPDTPAILGMDFAGTVEAVGEGVSTYSIGDEVYGCAGGLADLPGTLADNIVADANLIAHKPKTLSMLEAAALPLVAITAYEGLTRAGIKQGQKVLVHGGSGGVGHVALQLAKHFGADVYSTGGGDKQLALIEQLGATGINYKTESVEEYVSKHTGGTGFDLVFDSVGGANMVNSFEAAALNGQVASTVSMCELDLTLAHFKGLSLHVVFMLIPMLHNFKREQHGSILRSIAQIVESDGLKPVLDEEYYSLEQAGQAHARLESGQAMGKVVIKN
- a CDS encoding LysR family transcriptional regulator yields the protein MDILSLRLFIRIAELGGVTAAAHDLSLSPASASARLVKLEEIVGFRLFNRTTRAVSLTTDGELFLPFAQQTLETLETGLNAVRGQEELVQGILRMTMPGSFGRMYIIPLLDKFQSRYPQVKLDLRLSDEVLDVIEGAYDLIIRNASLADSRLIVRKLAADRRLLVASPAYLEQYGIPTTPGDLAAHRCVTLGETRWKFEDGQIISISFSNTLNDGEAMRKMLEQGMGIGMKSVWNASESLKSGLLVEVLPEFPLVTEASIWLLYPSRQIIAPRVRVMIKFLIEQFQPIPPWER
- a CDS encoding permease — its product is MNQLHDAFTLFLSLLVEAMPFLLLGVLLSSGLLFLISEKQLIAKLPKNPLLGSLVGSCIGFLFPVCECGNVPLARRLLLTGVSPSVAISFLLAAPTINPIVIWATWIAFGDRPSIVICRVLFSSAIATIVGCVFSIQPDARELLQTSFAKRLKPIVNIPPNKSLLLQSGTFLLRQGASIPFDDDLLVTTKLDKTSNFRTKWQLFFSNLLQEFSELGGILVLGSAIAVIIQVFIPREIVLGLGQDTITSIVAMMLLAAIVSICSTVDSFFALSFASTFTSGSLLAFLVFGPTIDIKSIGLMASIFKPKIIIYIFTLVAQLTFIFTLIYSYLL